A stretch of Carnobacterium iners DNA encodes these proteins:
- a CDS encoding serine/threonine protein kinase: protein MENDWDKAMDSLSKMTVFSHPNNDPVTISGSADDLKCIGLGTDAAVFQSVNIPGFAFKKYAEDKKAKVKVEATVYEILGDSPLFATYFASDDECLILSYEEGNTLFDCLLLGIHIPAQVISDVEDAREYIRTKDLNPRDIHLKNILLQNGRAKILDVSEYILPGNDFRWEDLKKGYEQYYHLIDGNPVPFWLVETIRKCYNQRNKYTSSYEEFIKLIVKFMSKK from the coding sequence ATGGAAAACGATTGGGATAAAGCAATGGATTCGCTTTCTAAAATGACTGTTTTTTCACATCCAAATAACGATCCTGTAACTATAAGTGGAAGCGCCGATGACCTGAAATGTATAGGTTTGGGGACAGATGCGGCCGTTTTTCAATCGGTAAACATTCCAGGTTTTGCGTTTAAAAAATATGCTGAGGACAAAAAGGCTAAAGTAAAAGTTGAAGCAACTGTTTATGAGATATTAGGAGATTCACCTTTATTTGCAACCTATTTTGCTTCTGATGACGAATGCCTCATTTTAAGCTACGAAGAAGGAAATACTCTCTTTGACTGTCTGCTACTAGGGATTCACATTCCAGCACAAGTTATCAGTGACGTGGAGGATGCAAGAGAATATATTCGTACTAAGGACCTTAACCCACGTGATATCCATTTAAAAAATATTTTACTTCAAAACGGAAGAGCAAAAATACTCGATGTCTCTGAATATATACTGCCAGGTAATGATTTCAGGTGGGAAGATCTAAAAAAAGGATATGAACAATATTATCATTTGATCGATGGAAATCCTGTACCATTTTGGTTAGTGGAAACGATTCGAAAGTGTTATAACCAACGAAATAAATACACTTCTTCATACGAGGAGTTTATAAAACTTATAGTGAAATTTATGTCTAAAAAATAG
- a CDS encoding ATP-binding protein codes for MIERTVDYRNVQRQFKQFRMTETANVLPHLLREAEQHSWTYQELLVALCSHEEKRREEKITRKHLNWAQFPFEMSLEDFNTLGDIALSDHQINQLKEFD; via the coding sequence TTGATTGAAAGAACTGTCGACTATAGAAACGTTCAACGTCAATTTAAACAATTCCGTATGACGGAAACTGCGAATGTTCTTCCTCATTTATTAAGAGAAGCTGAGCAGCATTCCTGGACGTACCAGGAATTACTTGTCGCATTATGTAGTCATGAAGAAAAGCGTAGAGAAGAAAAAATCACTCGGAAACATCTCAATTGGGCACAATTCCCTTTTGAGATGTCTCTAGAGGACTTTAATACACTAGGCGATATTGCACTGAGTGATCACCAAATTAATCAACTGAAAGAATTCGATTGA